A window of Eikenella corrodens contains these coding sequences:
- a CDS encoding helix-turn-helix domain-containing protein, with the protein MKPRTLVANIKKKGLSNEAIAKNIGCSTAYVAKLNNGTRTTPSYIVMDKLRALYAEIFGAAP; encoded by the coding sequence ATGAAACCGAGAACTCTTGTGGCGAATATTAAGAAAAAAGGCCTGAGTAATGAGGCTATTGCAAAAAATATTGGCTGCTCTACCGCCTATGTGGCGAAGCTGAACAATGGCACTCGAACCACCCCTTCATACATCGTGATGGACAAGCTGCGCGCTTTGTATGCGGAAATATTCGGAGCAGCGCCATGA
- a CDS encoding LexA family protein: MKTLQERLKFARAKKGLSQASLAKSIGKSQSSIAAIEAGRNKETTNIASLAMALGVNAVWLETGKGTPFGSSPNVHELDIPLNTVPLISWVKAGHWAQAIDLLQPGEGERISTSIKVRPHTYALIVDGDSMEPEFTDGDIIIVEPEEEPVPGKFVIIRQNGDEATFKQLISDGGRWLLKPLNPRYPVMEMRDDAVFCGVVKEKIKRY; this comes from the coding sequence ATGAAAACACTACAAGAACGTTTGAAGTTTGCCCGAGCCAAGAAAGGATTGAGCCAAGCCAGCCTAGCAAAAAGCATCGGCAAATCCCAATCCTCTATTGCCGCCATTGAAGCAGGCCGGAACAAGGAAACCACCAATATTGCTTCATTGGCTATGGCATTGGGTGTTAATGCGGTTTGGTTAGAGACAGGTAAAGGCACACCGTTTGGGAGCAGCCCCAACGTCCATGAGCTGGATATACCCCTAAACACCGTTCCACTTATCTCATGGGTTAAAGCCGGCCATTGGGCGCAGGCCATCGATTTACTCCAGCCCGGCGAAGGCGAGCGTATCTCCACCAGTATTAAAGTCCGACCACACACCTACGCCCTAATCGTAGATGGCGATAGCATGGAGCCTGAATTTACCGACGGCGACATCATCATCGTTGAACCGGAAGAAGAGCCCGTCCCCGGCAAGTTCGTCATCATCCGCCAAAACGGCGACGAGGCTACCTTTAAACAGCTCATCAGCGATGGTGGCCGCTGGCTGCTCAAACCGCTCAATCCACGCTATCCCGTCATGGAGATGCGGGATGATGCGGTTTTCTGCGGAGTGGTTAAAGAAAAAATTAAACGTTACTGA